In a genomic window of Hyphomonas sp.:
- a CDS encoding M56 family metallopeptidase produces the protein MIFDLNSLNFGYGVQTVIAVSVLMALILVVRGHVARQFGAGVAYALWALPVIRLALPPLSMPTPMADILAGIQSWLPAATNTAEAAPAVIRTAEPAGTAHPVISAPPVPGSEPSSPLLDTAQGPLAFPELSAGMFDGMLFWSLLTIWAGGALYMLIRSSWAHQSFMQTLRREEMAPSPHLATLAVEVARQVGLKRVPRVSISFISSGPLVSGLLRPTVLLPAWFEDDYSVPQQRAALAHELTHIKRGDLWALQVSEIFVSLLWFNPLAYLARRAFRTDQEAACDSDVLKSGASTPHAYGQTLLKAVQLALPERLTAAASLPLTHALKERMIRMTTPSPSRSRRLVGAGLSGLLGSTALFASGFVTSACASAEVDKQVDMAELAGGEDDSRIVKETHSLRFSDGTLFINGDEVKDRQVVLVGEPFRVDPMTPQLEREIEILTLKIENETAHLNAMLENMPEIDMAFDGFDEELNRKMELAFSFTEETMPKTEAEWEAWAHKVEAEAERWEIHAERIADQAEARVEAWEARFEPKLEAIEARIEAHADALERKIELAYGDEFEDEIETTHLALTELVEQCRTADMAEGETRVLEQQVGESRKKDVKIVCVKGDKDTLKAKTTIKAVLSSDKLDAKEKTSFKKQLKGTSTHTITIDTETSDEK, from the coding sequence ATGATTTTCGATCTGAACAGCCTCAATTTCGGGTATGGCGTGCAGACCGTGATTGCCGTCTCGGTGCTGATGGCGCTGATCCTTGTCGTCCGCGGCCATGTGGCCCGCCAGTTCGGTGCCGGCGTGGCCTATGCGCTCTGGGCTCTTCCGGTCATCCGGCTTGCCCTGCCCCCGCTGTCCATGCCCACCCCGATGGCGGACATTCTTGCCGGCATTCAGAGCTGGTTGCCCGCAGCCACCAATACAGCGGAGGCGGCCCCGGCTGTGATACGCACGGCAGAGCCCGCCGGGACCGCCCATCCCGTCATCAGTGCGCCGCCCGTCCCAGGCTCCGAGCCGTCGAGTCCCCTGCTCGATACAGCTCAAGGACCCTTGGCATTCCCCGAACTGTCCGCAGGCATGTTCGACGGGATGCTGTTCTGGTCCCTTCTCACCATCTGGGCGGGCGGGGCACTGTACATGCTGATCCGCAGCAGCTGGGCGCATCAAAGCTTCATGCAGACCCTGCGCCGGGAGGAAATGGCGCCGTCTCCACACCTCGCAACCCTGGCGGTGGAAGTGGCGCGCCAGGTCGGGCTGAAGCGTGTTCCGCGCGTTTCAATCAGTTTCATTTCGTCCGGCCCGCTGGTCTCCGGCCTGCTGCGCCCGACCGTGCTGCTGCCAGCCTGGTTCGAGGATGACTATTCCGTCCCGCAACAACGCGCTGCCCTGGCGCATGAGCTGACCCATATCAAGCGTGGCGACCTCTGGGCCCTGCAGGTGTCGGAAATTTTCGTGTCCCTGCTCTGGTTCAACCCGCTGGCCTATCTGGCACGCCGGGCCTTCCGCACGGACCAGGAAGCCGCCTGTGACAGCGATGTGCTGAAGTCCGGCGCCTCGACCCCGCACGCCTATGGCCAGACCCTGTTGAAGGCGGTGCAGCTTGCCCTGCCGGAACGCCTCACCGCCGCGGCCAGCCTGCCGCTGACCCATGCCCTGAAAGAAAGAATGATCCGCATGACCACGCCCAGCCCGTCCCGTTCCCGCCGCCTCGTCGGCGCCGGCCTCTCCGGTCTCCTGGGCAGCACCGCGCTGTTTGCCTCCGGATTTGTCACGTCCGCCTGCGCATCAGCAGAAGTCGACAAGCAGGTCGACATGGCGGAGCTGGCGGGCGGCGAAGACGACAGCAGGATCGTCAAGGAAACGCACAGCCTGCGCTTCAGTGATGGCACACTGTTCATCAATGGCGACGAAGTGAAGGACCGCCAGGTCGTGCTGGTCGGCGAGCCATTCCGGGTAGACCCGATGACGCCCCAGCTGGAGCGCGAGATCGAGATCCTCACCCTGAAGATCGAGAACGAAACGGCCCACCTGAATGCGATGCTGGAAAACATGCCGGAGATCGACATGGCCTTTGACGGCTTTGACGAGGAGCTGAACCGCAAGATGGAGCTTGCCTTCAGCTTCACGGAAGAGACGATGCCGAAGACCGAGGCCGAATGGGAAGCCTGGGCCCACAAGGTCGAAGCAGAGGCCGAACGCTGGGAAATCCACGCCGAACGCATCGCGGATCAGGCCGAAGCCCGCGTCGAGGCCTGGGAAGCCCGCTTCGAGCCGAAACTGGAAGCCATTGAAGCGCGGATCGAGGCCCACGCCGATGCGCTGGAGCGCAAGATCGAGTTGGCCTATGGCGACGAGTTCGAGGACGAGATCGAGACCACTCATCTGGCCCTGACCGAACTTGTCGAACAGTGCCGCACCGCAGACATGGCTGAAGGGGAAACCCGCGTGCTGGAACAGCAGGTTGGCGAGTCCCGCAAGAAGGACGTGAAGATTGTCTGCGTCAAAGGCGACAAGGACACGCTGAAGGCCAAGACCACCATCAAGGCCGTGCTGTCGAGCGACAAGCTGGATGCGAAGGAAAAGACATCCTTCAAGAAGCAGCTGAAGGGCACGTCCACGCACACGATCACGATCGACACCGAGACATCGGACGAAAAATAG
- a CDS encoding MarR family winged helix-turn-helix transcriptional regulator, with product MPDTENTSLLRLREFLPYRLSVLSNTISTRIAALYDREFGLSIWQWRVMAVIGDRPGISATEIGQLTAMDKVAVSRAIAAMIEMGYLERKTSETDGRRSQLFLTPAGREVYEMIVPMALGEEQELSGSLTEEERRELDRLMAKLAEAASPDRPLW from the coding sequence ATGCCTGATACCGAAAACACCTCCCTGCTGCGCCTTCGCGAATTCCTGCCCTATCGCTTGTCCGTCCTGTCGAACACGATCTCGACCCGGATCGCCGCCCTGTATGATCGCGAATTCGGCCTGTCGATCTGGCAATGGCGTGTCATGGCGGTCATTGGCGACCGGCCGGGCATCAGCGCGACGGAAATCGGACAGCTGACGGCCATGGACAAGGTCGCCGTCAGCCGCGCCATCGCAGCGATGATCGAGATGGGCTATCTGGAGCGCAAGACTTCGGAGACCGATGGCCGCCGCTCGCAGCTCTTCCTGACCCCGGCCGGCCGCGAGGTCTACGAAATGATCGTCCCCATGGCATTGGGCGAAGAGCAGGAGTTGTCCGGCAGCCTGACAGAGGAAGAGCGCCGCGAGCTTGATCGATTGATGGCCAAGCTCGCCGAGGCCGCCTCCCCAGACCGTCCGCTCTGGTAA
- a CDS encoding histidine phosphatase family protein, whose product MARLIIVRHGNTFDKGDTVTRVGGRTDLPLSHSGQAQAAALARAFADTHFVAAFCSPLRRTRETARTMIGMRTGSPALIVLPFLTEVDYGPDENQPEEQVVARIGDAALAAWEQDAIPPDGWQVDPAALRLGWRNLIARASELGPDETVLIVTSNGIARFLPDVADSAPDGLDRKLKTGAWGVVELHDGSAHISAWNVRP is encoded by the coding sequence ATGGCGCGTCTCATCATCGTCCGGCATGGCAATACATTCGACAAGGGCGACACGGTCACGCGGGTGGGCGGACGCACCGACCTGCCGCTTTCCCACTCCGGCCAGGCACAGGCCGCGGCATTGGCACGCGCCTTTGCGGACACGCATTTCGTGGCCGCCTTCTGTTCACCGCTGCGGCGCACACGGGAAACCGCCCGCACCATGATCGGCATGCGGACGGGCAGCCCCGCGCTGATCGTTCTGCCGTTTCTGACGGAAGTCGATTACGGCCCGGACGAGAACCAGCCAGAGGAACAGGTGGTGGCGCGCATTGGCGATGCCGCCCTCGCCGCCTGGGAGCAGGACGCCATACCGCCCGATGGCTGGCAAGTGGACCCGGCCGCGTTGAGGCTGGGATGGCGGAACCTGATCGCCCGCGCGTCAGAGCTTGGCCCCGATGAGACCGTCCTGATCGTCACCTCGAACGGCATTGCGCGATTCCTGCCGGATGTCGCGGACAGCGCACCGGACGGGCTGGACCGGAAACTGAAGACCGGCGCCTGGGGCGTCGTGGAGCTTCACGATGGCAGCGCACATATCAGCGCGTGGAATGTCCGCCCCTAG
- a CDS encoding alpha/beta hydrolase codes for MRRFTYEAKAGGDMAGIEFGDPIKPFSALWLHATGFNAMTYQSLLAPLGLRQRVAALDLRGHGRSTLPAKPSRMKSWKRHRDDVIEWLEKEAPHGVILGGHSMGGCVALMVAGKRPDLVKGLVLVDPVIMSKSIYFWQHMLTPISFLLPKNAMARRAKKRRAEFGSFREALESYTGRGAFQTWREPFLADYLLDGLERTDHNSADSEDQTWSLLCEPKWESATFAAQRNRPWSALRKVKKHKIPMTILRPTRDSVITDKVRARLILSYPAMMMKAVRGTTHFLPMEAPYEVRDQLSAFLARLVERFTLEEDAFVERSLKVRRRRTG; via the coding sequence ATGCGTCGCTTTACGTATGAGGCCAAGGCCGGCGGTGACATGGCCGGCATTGAATTCGGAGATCCGATCAAGCCATTCTCGGCGCTGTGGCTGCATGCGACCGGCTTTAACGCCATGACCTACCAGTCCCTGCTGGCGCCGCTCGGCCTGCGCCAGCGCGTGGCGGCGCTCGATCTGCGCGGCCATGGCCGTTCGACGCTGCCGGCCAAACCTTCCCGGATGAAATCCTGGAAGCGCCATCGGGACGATGTGATCGAGTGGCTGGAGAAGGAGGCCCCGCACGGCGTGATCCTGGGGGGGCACTCCATGGGCGGATGTGTGGCACTGATGGTGGCCGGCAAGCGCCCGGACCTGGTAAAGGGCCTGGTTCTGGTTGATCCGGTGATCATGTCGAAATCGATCTATTTCTGGCAGCACATGTTGACGCCAATATCCTTTCTGCTGCCGAAAAATGCCATGGCACGCCGGGCGAAGAAGCGCCGGGCGGAGTTCGGATCCTTCCGGGAGGCGCTGGAATCCTATACCGGGCGGGGCGCCTTCCAGACCTGGCGCGAGCCGTTCCTGGCCGACTATCTGCTGGACGGGCTGGAGCGGACCGACCACAATTCTGCCGACAGCGAGGACCAGACCTGGAGCCTGCTGTGCGAACCTAAATGGGAATCCGCAACGTTTGCGGCCCAGCGCAACCGGCCCTGGAGTGCGCTGCGCAAGGTGAAGAAGCACAAGATTCCCATGACGATCCTGCGACCGACACGGGATTCGGTGATCACCGACAAGGTGCGCGCGCGGCTGATCCTGTCCTATCCGGCCATGATGATGAAGGCTGTCCGGGGCACGACGCATTTCCTGCCCATGGAAGCCCCGTACGAAGTGCGTGACCAGTTGTCGGCCTTCCTGGCGCGACTGGTGGAGCGGTTCACGCTCGAGGAAGACGCCTTTGTCGAGCGGTCCCTGAAAGTGCGCCGCCGCCGCACAGGGTAG
- a CDS encoding SLC13 family permease, producing MPADILALPGVEIAIVLLLVAIVFFGFIREVLPSDVVALLAMGALLLTGILSVPETLAVFSNSAPITIAAMFVLSAALERTGVIGAAGRWVSRLAGGASPVLAMVGGVMLLSAFMNNTPIVVILIPIVIQLSRRLGISPSKLLIPLSFAAIFGGTTTLIGTSTNLLVDGVSQSAGLEPFGVFEITGAGVLLALVGAVYLAITAPVLLPSRDSLIDLLPDTRNRRFLAQILIPIGSPLIGKTVSETGFSPEKGFKVIDVFREGLSLRASLRQLVLQAGDRVVLRSPVSEMLTLKEAGSIAIGATAADARPAFEPIQTSETVIMEGVIGPQSRLIGRSLTGLGLARLYGVYVLAIHRRGENVTETDDIRFDVGDTVLLEGPARGMRQLFEDGVLNNLTESTDRAIRRDKAPIAIIALLAVMALAAMGVLPIAALALIAATAVVALGCLDHQEAYRAIRWDILMLIFGMLALGLAMEKSGAAALLVGHLAGLTSGMGPLAVLAVLYLVTSFLTEIMSNNAAAILLTPIAIGLGTQLGIDPRPFVVAVMFAASASFATPIGYQTNTLVYSAGGYRFSDFLKIGVPLNLVMFVASMVVIPMFWPLA from the coding sequence ATGCCCGCCGACATCCTGGCCTTGCCGGGCGTAGAGATCGCCATCGTTCTGCTGCTGGTGGCCATCGTGTTCTTTGGCTTCATTCGCGAGGTGCTGCCATCGGATGTGGTTGCCCTGCTGGCCATGGGCGCCTTGTTGCTGACCGGGATCCTGTCGGTGCCAGAGACGCTGGCCGTCTTCTCGAATTCTGCGCCGATCACGATCGCCGCCATGTTCGTCCTGTCAGCGGCCCTGGAACGCACAGGCGTCATCGGCGCTGCCGGGCGATGGGTGTCCCGGCTGGCCGGCGGGGCGTCGCCCGTCCTGGCCATGGTCGGAGGGGTGATGCTGCTGTCGGCCTTCATGAACAACACTCCGATTGTCGTGATCCTCATTCCGATCGTGATCCAGTTGTCCCGACGACTTGGAATCTCCCCGTCAAAACTGCTGATTCCGCTCTCTTTCGCCGCCATTTTTGGCGGCACGACAACACTGATCGGAACGTCCACGAACCTGCTGGTTGATGGGGTGTCGCAAAGCGCGGGGCTGGAGCCGTTTGGCGTGTTCGAGATCACCGGCGCCGGTGTCCTGCTGGCGCTGGTCGGGGCGGTGTATCTGGCCATTACGGCGCCCGTTCTCCTGCCATCGCGGGACTCACTGATCGATCTGTTGCCGGATACCCGCAATCGCCGCTTCCTGGCCCAGATCCTGATCCCCATCGGATCGCCCCTGATTGGCAAGACCGTATCGGAGACGGGGTTCAGCCCGGAAAAAGGCTTCAAGGTGATTGATGTCTTCCGGGAGGGCCTGTCGCTGCGCGCCAGTTTGCGTCAATTGGTTCTGCAGGCCGGGGACCGGGTCGTGCTGCGTTCGCCCGTGTCGGAAATGCTCACCCTGAAGGAAGCCGGCAGTATCGCCATTGGCGCCACCGCTGCAGACGCCCGGCCGGCCTTTGAGCCCATCCAGACGAGCGAAACCGTGATCATGGAAGGCGTGATCGGGCCGCAATCCCGCCTGATCGGTCGTTCCCTGACAGGGCTGGGCCTGGCGCGTCTTTATGGCGTCTATGTTCTGGCCATTCACCGGCGCGGCGAGAATGTTACCGAGACCGACGACATCCGGTTCGATGTCGGTGATACCGTGCTTCTGGAAGGTCCGGCGCGCGGCATGCGGCAATTGTTCGAAGACGGTGTTCTGAATAATCTGACAGAGTCGACCGACCGGGCCATTCGACGCGACAAGGCGCCGATTGCGATCATTGCGCTGTTGGCCGTAATGGCGCTTGCCGCCATGGGCGTGCTGCCCATTGCTGCGCTGGCCCTGATCGCCGCAACGGCGGTCGTGGCGCTGGGGTGCCTTGATCACCAGGAGGCGTACCGGGCGATTCGCTGGGATATCCTGATGCTGATCTTCGGCATGCTGGCACTGGGGCTTGCCATGGAGAAGTCCGGCGCGGCCGCTCTCCTCGTCGGTCATCTGGCCGGGCTGACGTCCGGCATGGGGCCGTTGGCCGTTCTGGCGGTGCTCTATCTGGTGACGTCGTTCCTGACGGAGATCATGAGCAACAATGCCGCGGCCATCCTGCTGACGCCAATTGCCATCGGGCTCGGCACGCAATTGGGCATCGATCCCCGGCCCTTTGTGGTGGCGGTCATGTTTGCCGCCAGTGCGAGCTTTGCGACCCCGATCGGGTACCAGACAAACACGTTGGTCTACAGCGCGGGCGGGTATCGGTTCTCTGACTTTCTGAAGATCGGCGTGCCGCTGAACCTCGTCATGTTCGTGGCATCGATGGTCGTGATCCCGATGTTCTGGCCGCTGGCCTGA
- the kdsB gene encoding 3-deoxy-manno-octulosonate cytidylyltransferase, with the protein MKTLIVVPARYGSTRFPGKPLIEIAGRTMVSRVAAMAARAADALDDAESVVATDDARIADHCRTLGISVVMTDPDVPSGTDRALAAVDALGAHPDVVVNLQGDSPFTPPDHVVAVAKAAAGSGADAATPYVRLTWSALDDLRAHKQATPFSGTTLTHDRKGRALWFSKTLIPAIRKESALREAGDMSPVCRHIGLYAYRLDALRRYVGLPEGHYEQLEGLEQLRFLENGMSIQCVEVAPDTIAIPGIDTPEDVALAERLIAEHGDPLKD; encoded by the coding sequence ATGAAAACGCTGATCGTCGTTCCCGCCCGCTATGGCTCCACACGATTTCCCGGAAAGCCGCTGATCGAGATTGCCGGACGCACCATGGTCAGCCGTGTGGCCGCCATGGCGGCCCGCGCCGCAGACGCGCTGGACGATGCGGAAAGCGTGGTGGCCACCGATGATGCGCGTATTGCCGACCATTGCCGCACATTGGGCATTTCTGTCGTCATGACCGATCCTGATGTGCCCTCCGGCACGGATCGCGCGCTGGCCGCAGTCGATGCGCTCGGCGCCCATCCAGACGTTGTGGTCAATTTGCAGGGAGATTCGCCGTTCACGCCGCCCGACCATGTCGTGGCCGTTGCGAAAGCCGCAGCCGGTTCGGGCGCGGATGCGGCGACACCCTATGTCCGCCTGACCTGGTCTGCGCTGGACGATCTGCGCGCCCACAAGCAGGCCACGCCCTTTTCCGGCACAACCCTGACCCATGACAGAAAGGGCCGGGCCCTCTGGTTTTCGAAGACGCTGATCCCGGCGATCCGCAAGGAGTCTGCCCTGCGCGAAGCCGGAGACATGTCACCCGTGTGCCGGCATATCGGCCTCTATGCGTACCGGCTCGACGCGCTGCGCCGCTATGTTGGCCTGCCGGAAGGGCATTACGAGCAATTGGAAGGACTGGAGCAATTGCGGTTTCTGGAGAATGGCATGAGCATCCAGTGCGTCGAGGTCGCGCCGGACACGATTGCCATTCCCGGCATCGATACGCCCGAAGACGTCGCGCTGGCCGAACGCCTGATCGCCGAACATGGCGATCCTCTGAAGGACTGA
- the hppD gene encoding 4-hydroxyphenylpyruvate dioxygenase, with protein MADLFENPAGLDGFEFIEFSAPEKGILEPEFELIGFTKVARHRSKDVELWRQGGINLITNYEPKSAAWYFAREHGASACGMGFRVRDARKAYKHLLAQGAEPVNVNTGPSELHIPGIRGIGNSIIYLVDRYGDDLDIYDIDFEYLPGVDKHPEGAGFKLIDHLTHNVYGGRMKYWADFYEKLFNFQEIRYFDIKGEYTGLTSKALTAPDGKIRIPLNEEGEGGKGQIEEFLREYNGEGIQHIALICDDLYACYDRLKARGVPFMTAPPATYYEMLDERLPGHGEDVEGLKARGLLLDGTTEGGEPRLLMQIFAQAQIGPVFFEFIQRKGDYKDGFGEGNFKALFESMERDQIQRGALKIDEKEDA; from the coding sequence ATGGCAGACCTGTTCGAAAACCCCGCCGGCCTTGACGGGTTCGAGTTCATTGAATTCTCGGCGCCCGAGAAAGGCATCCTGGAGCCCGAATTCGAGCTGATCGGCTTCACCAAGGTGGCGCGCCATCGCAGCAAGGATGTCGAGTTGTGGCGCCAGGGCGGGATCAATCTGATCACCAATTACGAACCGAAATCCGCCGCATGGTACTTCGCGCGCGAGCATGGCGCGTCTGCCTGTGGCATGGGCTTTCGTGTGCGCGACGCGCGCAAGGCCTACAAACATTTGCTGGCTCAGGGCGCTGAGCCTGTGAATGTGAATACCGGACCCAGCGAACTGCACATTCCGGGCATTCGCGGCATCGGTAATTCGATCATCTATCTGGTCGACCGCTATGGCGATGATCTCGATATCTATGACATCGACTTCGAATACCTGCCGGGCGTGGACAAGCACCCCGAAGGCGCAGGCTTCAAGCTGATCGATCACCTGACGCACAATGTCTATGGTGGGCGGATGAAGTATTGGGCGGACTTCTACGAGAAGCTCTTCAACTTCCAGGAAATCCGCTATTTCGACATCAAGGGCGAATATACCGGCCTGACCTCAAAGGCGCTCACGGCGCCGGACGGAAAGATCCGCATTCCGCTGAACGAGGAAGGCGAGGGCGGCAAGGGCCAGATCGAGGAATTCCTGCGCGAATACAATGGCGAGGGCATCCAGCACATCGCGCTGATCTGTGATGACCTCTATGCCTGCTATGACCGGTTGAAGGCGCGCGGTGTGCCGTTCATGACTGCGCCGCCGGCGACGTATTACGAAATGCTGGATGAGCGCCTGCCCGGCCATGGCGAAGACGTTGAGGGCCTGAAGGCCCGCGGCCTGTTGCTGGACGGCACGACCGAGGGGGGTGAGCCGCGCCTGTTGATGCAGATCTTTGCGCAGGCCCAGATCGGCCCGGTCTTCTTCGAATTCATCCAGCGCAAGGGCGATTACAAGGACGGCTTCGGCGAAGGCAATTTCAAGGCCTTGTTCGAAAGCATGGAACGTGACCAAATCCAGCGAGGTGCGTTGAAGATCGACGAAAAGGAGGACGCGTAA
- a CDS encoding BlaI/MecI/CopY family transcriptional regulator — protein MKISDAELEVMSVLWARPGLAASDVHDALGTEKDWTSRTVKTLLARLVEKGALRTEEDGRRYLYFPLIEEGTYKAGAARQFVDQVFSGRAAPLVAHLADTRGLTADDIAELEKLLGELKK, from the coding sequence ATGAAAATTTCCGACGCAGAACTGGAAGTGATGAGCGTGCTCTGGGCACGGCCGGGCCTTGCCGCTTCGGACGTGCATGACGCGCTTGGCACGGAAAAGGACTGGACCAGCCGTACCGTGAAGACACTGCTGGCCCGCCTTGTCGAAAAAGGCGCCCTCCGTACCGAGGAAGACGGACGGCGTTATCTGTACTTCCCGCTGATCGAGGAAGGCACCTACAAGGCCGGCGCCGCACGGCAATTTGTCGACCAGGTGTTTTCCGGCCGGGCCGCCCCCCTCGTTGCCCATCTGGCAGATACGCGCGGCCTGACGGCAGATGACATCGCCGAACTCGAAAAGCTTCTGGGGGAGTTGAAGAAATGA
- a CDS encoding DUF4197 domain-containing protein: protein MRRAVILAGLAAMGLTGCATTGSSGDFGRVLGEVIGQPATQGALSQAEIDAGLREALTVGTNLVAAQLGQTNGYFGDSQIRIPLPKTYRDIQSGLSRVGASGPLDDLELRMNRAAEAAVPEARTLVLGAVRQITIEDAVQILNGGDTAATDYLRAKTETQLRAAFTPYVKTSLAEAGAFTSLEQVANSYGVGGVTSSLQNDLTNHAVTLGLDGMFHYVALEEKKIRENPVARTTDLLRRVFGSRG from the coding sequence ATGAGACGGGCGGTGATACTGGCAGGGCTGGCGGCCATGGGGCTGACAGGATGTGCAACAACCGGCAGTTCGGGCGATTTCGGGCGGGTTCTGGGTGAAGTGATCGGCCAGCCCGCGACGCAGGGCGCGCTGTCCCAGGCGGAAATCGATGCCGGCCTGAGGGAAGCGCTGACGGTCGGCACGAATCTGGTCGCGGCGCAACTCGGGCAGACGAATGGCTATTTCGGCGACAGCCAGATTCGCATCCCGCTGCCCAAGACCTATCGCGATATCCAGTCGGGCTTGTCCCGCGTTGGAGCCAGCGGCCCGCTGGACGATCTGGAATTGCGGATGAACCGGGCCGCCGAGGCTGCCGTGCCGGAGGCCAGGACGCTTGTCCTGGGTGCCGTTCGCCAGATTACCATCGAGGACGCCGTGCAGATTCTGAATGGCGGAGACACGGCCGCAACCGACTATCTGCGCGCAAAGACGGAGACACAGCTGCGCGCGGCATTCACGCCCTATGTCAAAACGTCTCTTGCAGAGGCGGGCGCCTTTACCTCTCTTGAACAGGTCGCCAATAGCTATGGCGTGGGCGGGGTCACGTCGTCGCTGCAGAATGACCTGACCAACCACGCAGTCACACTCGGCCTGGATGGCATGTTCCATTATGTGGCCCTTGAGGAGAAGAAAATTCGTGAGAACCCAGTGGCTCGCACAACTGACCTGCTGCGGCGGGTCTTCGGATCGAGGGGCTGA